The window CTGGTCTTCATGGCCATCTTCACGACGGCGCTGGTCCCGGCCACGATGAAGCTCGGCGTCGACTGGCTCGAGCGGGCGGACGAACTCGTCTACATGACCGGGGACGCAGAGACGGGCCTGGACTGACCGGCGTCCGCTCCGGCGGTACGCGCGCCCGCCGCCGCCCGCTCACCCCTCGTCGAGGTAACTGAGAACGCCGCGGACGTTCAGCGCCACCTCCGCGCGGCCCTTGCGCTCGCCCCAGGCGTCGGGCGTCTCGACCGTCTCCTCGAAGTGCTCGAAGACGGCCTCGTCGTCGTCGAACTCCGTGTGCTTGGCGGTGACGGCCTCGACCCACTCCGTCAGGACGGACTCGTACTCCGCGAGCCTGTCCGCGGTCCGCGCGGGTCCGAAGTGGCCGTACAGCAGCCACTCGGGGTCCAGCTCCCGGAGCGCCTCGACGTCGGAAAGCGCCGCGTCGAGGTCGAAGTCCGGCGGCGGGCTCGTCGGGTGGAGCTCGTCGACCGAGGGCGCGTAGATGCCGGCCGCGTCCGCGGTGAAGACGGCGTCCATCCACGGCGTCTCGTAGACGACCTGGTGCGGCGCGTGGCCCGGTGCGCGGTGGGCCACCAGCTCGCGGTCGCCGAGGTCGATCCGGTCGCCGTCTTCGAGTTCGACGATGCGGTCCTCGGGGACCGGCTCCGGCTCGGTGTAGAACTCGATCTGGTCGCCGACGGCGGCCTTCGTGCCCTCCCAGAGTCGCGAGGGGTCCGCGAGGTGGGGCGCGCCGATGCCGTGGACGTGGACGGTGGCGTTCGGGCACGCCTCGACGAGGAAGCCCGCGCCGCCGGCGTGGTCGAGGTGGACGTGGGTCACCGCCAGCACCTCGACGTCGGCCGGTTCGAGGCCGACCTCGTCCAGCGCCGCCAGCACGCGCTCGTGGTTCGTCCCGATGCCGGTGTCCACGAGCGCCGGCCGCTCGGCGTCGATCACGTACACCGATCCGTACTCCGGGGCGTCGTACATCCCGGTGTCGACGTAGTGGAGGTCCGGATCGACTTCCTCGGCCTGGTACACGTCGCCGATTCCCATGTCCACTGGGAGGGCGGGCGCGGAGAAAAAAGGTCAGGACGCGGCGGCCCCGCGATCGGCTGGCGTCAGGGCGCGGCCGCCGACAGGATCGCCTCGGCCTCCTCGACCAGCGTCGAGTAGTGACCGGCGTCGACGACGGTCAGGTCCGGGTCGGGGAGCTCGCGGGCGAGTTCCTGTGCGACGGCGAGGTCGACCGAACCGTCCCGGCGGCCGTGCCAGAGGCTCGGATCGGCGTCGGCGGGGTCGAACGGCCACGCCTCGGCCAGCAGCGGGTACTCGTGGGCCGGCCCCTTCCCGCCCTGCCGGAACGCCTCCGCGGCGTCCGCGAGGACGACGTCTCCGGCCAGCGAGTCCA of the Halomicrobium salinisoli genome contains:
- a CDS encoding MBL fold metallo-hydrolase, with translation MGIGDVYQAEEVDPDLHYVDTGMYDAPEYGSVYVIDAERPALVDTGIGTNHERVLAALDEVGLEPADVEVLAVTHVHLDHAGGAGFLVEACPNATVHVHGIGAPHLADPSRLWEGTKAAVGDQIEFYTEPEPVPEDRIVELEDGDRIDLGDRELVAHRAPGHAPHQVVYETPWMDAVFTADAAGIYAPSVDELHPTSPPPDFDLDAALSDVEALRELDPEWLLYGHFGPARTADRLAEYESVLTEWVEAVTAKHTEFDDDEAVFEHFEETVETPDAWGERKGRAEVALNVRGVLSYLDEG